The following are encoded in a window of Prosthecodimorpha staleyi genomic DNA:
- the frc gene encoding formyl-CoA transferase, with product MVKALEGVKILDFTHVQSGPTCTQLLAWFGADVIKVERPGSGDITRGQLIDVPGADSLYFTMLNHNKRSITLDTKNPQGKRVLEEMVKTCDVMVENFAPGVLDRMGFTWERIQELNPRMIVASIKGFGPGPYEDCKVYENVAQCTGGSASTTGFRDGLPLVTGAQIGDSGTGLHLALGIVTALYQRTHTGRGQKVTCAMQDGVLNLCRVKLRDQQRLDHGPLEEYSQFGEGIPFGDAVPRAGNDSGGGQPGRILKCKGWETDPNAYIYFITQAPVWEAICDVIGEPGWKTDPLFAKPKARLPRLNQIFERIEHWTMSKTKFEAMEILNQYDIPCGPILSMKELAEDESLRATGTIVEVDHPVRGKYLSVGNPIKLSDSPTEVVRSPLLGEHTEEVLTQVLKFDPKAIDEIKASGALGDTGRLAAE from the coding sequence ATGGTCAAAGCCCTGGAAGGCGTCAAGATTCTGGATTTCACCCATGTGCAGTCGGGTCCGACCTGCACGCAGCTGCTGGCCTGGTTCGGCGCCGACGTGATCAAGGTCGAGCGGCCCGGCTCCGGCGACATCACCCGCGGCCAGCTGATCGACGTGCCCGGTGCGGACAGCCTCTATTTCACGATGCTGAACCACAACAAGCGTTCGATCACGCTCGACACCAAGAACCCGCAGGGCAAGCGCGTCCTGGAGGAGATGGTCAAGACCTGCGACGTGATGGTCGAGAACTTCGCCCCCGGCGTGCTCGACCGCATGGGCTTCACCTGGGAACGCATCCAGGAACTCAATCCGCGCATGATCGTGGCCTCGATCAAGGGCTTCGGCCCGGGCCCCTACGAGGATTGCAAGGTCTACGAGAACGTCGCCCAGTGCACCGGCGGCTCGGCCTCGACGACCGGCTTCCGCGACGGCCTGCCGCTGGTCACCGGCGCCCAGATCGGTGACAGCGGCACCGGCCTGCATCTCGCCCTCGGCATCGTGACGGCGCTCTACCAGCGCACCCATACCGGCCGCGGCCAGAAGGTCACCTGCGCGATGCAGGACGGCGTTCTCAACCTGTGCCGCGTCAAGCTGCGCGACCAGCAGCGCCTCGACCACGGCCCGCTCGAGGAATACAGCCAGTTCGGCGAGGGCATCCCGTTCGGCGATGCGGTGCCGCGCGCCGGCAACGATTCGGGCGGCGGCCAGCCGGGCCGCATCCTGAAGTGCAAGGGCTGGGAGACCGACCCGAACGCCTACATCTACTTCATCACCCAGGCCCCGGTCTGGGAGGCGATCTGCGACGTGATCGGCGAACCCGGCTGGAAGACCGATCCGCTCTTCGCCAAGCCGAAGGCGCGCCTGCCGCGGCTCAACCAGATCTTCGAGCGCATCGAGCATTGGACCATGTCCAAGACCAAGTTCGAGGCCATGGAGATCCTGAACCAGTACGACATCCCCTGCGGCCCGATCCTGTCGATGAAGGAATTGGCCGAGGACGAGTCGCTGCGCGCCACCGGCACCATCGTCGAGGTCGATCACCCCGTGCGCGGCAAGTATCTGTCGGTCGGCAACCCGATCAAGCTGTCGGACAGCCCGACCGAGGTCGTGCGTTCGCCGCTGCTCGGCGAGCACACCGAGGAGGTCCTG